From one Musa acuminata AAA Group cultivar baxijiao chromosome BXJ2-6, Cavendish_Baxijiao_AAA, whole genome shotgun sequence genomic stretch:
- the LOC135584700 gene encoding uncharacterized protein LOC135584700 isoform X1 yields MAYVPPHKRHSGTANKPTPLPPSLSRHFDQSLTLSGSSSHRRTGRTDSNHGRGQIVYASRSISRWWTIGGRLNHAGLRLEPFPCEIVERKSGSKPLVLAVGGDPLPVPSGEDPPPWVEIAERIEPDLLVTATSARGDLASENEEIKLSFVARVGQVFFHGESSSCLDSLKKAAIAEADIRGQVHKSFYTNLPNEHVEELQRRDLLKLGFDFDSEKEHYHVKVIDKSRPGSTISCKCTVVEGGGLEIRKIELNQLRHLVVDISCLPKDLDVRLMLYTKRILKTLNDEEKKGINRLISDMVIDQDVKGGLRWPLGKEAIDEKFNIVGVWHTKHKVFRSQNIRLKFRFADRFDHRTSVGEVSNEVSLKLTGISEQLIEESMETSSLSMMVQDAVKLIWDNFLSYNHSS; encoded by the exons ATGGCGTACGTACCTCCCCATAAGCGCCACTCCGGCACCGCCAACAAGCCCACCCCGCTGCCTCCTTCTCTCTCCCGCCACTTCGACCAGTCCCTGACACTGAGCGGCTCCTCCTCCCACCGCCGGACCGGGAGGACCGACTCCAACCATGGCCGCGGCCAGATCGTCTATGCCTCACGATCCATCTCCCGCTGGTGGACCATCGGCGGCCGCCTCAACCACGCCGGCCTCCGCCTGGAGCCCTTCCCCTGCGAGATAGTGGAGCGGAAGAGTGGCTCGAAGCCTTTGGTGCTCGCCGTCGGCGGGGATCCTCTGCCCGTGCCCTCCGGGGAGGATCCGCCGCCGTGGGTGGAGATCGCCGAGAGGATCGAGCCCGATCTGTTGGTTACCGCCACCAGTGCGAGGGGCGACTTGGCTTCGGAGAATGAGGAGATTAAGCTGTCATTCGTGGCGAGGGTTGGCCAAGTTTTTTTCCATGG GGAATCTTCAAGTTGCCTCGACTCCCTGAAGAAAGCTGCAATTGCTGAAGCAGATATTAGAGGTCAAGTGCATAAATCATTTTACACAAATCTACCTAATGAGCATGTTGAAGAACTGCAGCGACGAGATTTACTGaagcttggatttgattttgattctGAGAAAGAGCATTACCATGTGAAG GTGATTGACAAGAGTCGGCCTGGCTCTACTATTTCATGCAAGTGTACAGTTGTCGAAGGTGGAGGCCTTGAGATTCGTAAG ATTGAGCTAAACCAATTGAGGCACCTCGTGGTAGATATATCATGCCTTCCTAAGGATCTCGATGTGAGACTTATGCTGTACACTAAAAGGATCTTGAAAACTCTAAAT GATGAAGAAAAAAAAGGCATAAACAGGCTAATATCTGATATGGTTATAGACCAAGATGTGAAAGGAGGCTTGAGATGGCCTCTTGGGAAGGAAGCTATTGATGAAAAATTCAACATTGTTGGAGTTTGGCACACCAAACACAAAGTTTTTAGAAGTCAGAATATAAGGCTTAAGTTCAGATTTGCTGATCGATTTGATCACAGGACATCAGTTGGGGAAGTTTCCAATGAAGTTTCACTGAAGCTGACTGGGATATCTGAACAGTTGATA GAGGAGAGCATGGAGACTAGCTCTCTCTCGATGATGGTTCAGGATGCAGTGAaactgatatgggacaattttttaaGCTACAATCACTCTTCTTGA
- the LOC135584700 gene encoding uncharacterized protein LOC135584700 isoform X2, with translation MAYVPPHKRHSGTANKPTPLPPSLSRHFDQSLTLSGSSSHRRTGRTDSNHGRGQIVYASRSISRWWTIGGRLNHAGLRLEPFPCEIVERKSGSKPLVLAVGGDPLPVPSGEDPPPWVEIAERIEPDLLVTATSARGDLASENEEIKLSFVARVGQVFFHGESSSCLDSLKKAAIAEADIRGQVHKSFYTNLPNEHVEELQRRDLLKLGFDFDSEKEHYHVKVIDKSRPGSTISCKCTVVEGGGLEIRKIELNQLRHLVVDISCLPKDLDVRLMLYTKRILKTLNDEEKKGINRLISDMVIDQDVKGGLRWPLGKEAIDEKFNIVGVWHTKHKVFRSQNIRLKFRFADRFDHRTSVGEVSNEVSLKLTGISEQRRAWRLALSR, from the exons ATGGCGTACGTACCTCCCCATAAGCGCCACTCCGGCACCGCCAACAAGCCCACCCCGCTGCCTCCTTCTCTCTCCCGCCACTTCGACCAGTCCCTGACACTGAGCGGCTCCTCCTCCCACCGCCGGACCGGGAGGACCGACTCCAACCATGGCCGCGGCCAGATCGTCTATGCCTCACGATCCATCTCCCGCTGGTGGACCATCGGCGGCCGCCTCAACCACGCCGGCCTCCGCCTGGAGCCCTTCCCCTGCGAGATAGTGGAGCGGAAGAGTGGCTCGAAGCCTTTGGTGCTCGCCGTCGGCGGGGATCCTCTGCCCGTGCCCTCCGGGGAGGATCCGCCGCCGTGGGTGGAGATCGCCGAGAGGATCGAGCCCGATCTGTTGGTTACCGCCACCAGTGCGAGGGGCGACTTGGCTTCGGAGAATGAGGAGATTAAGCTGTCATTCGTGGCGAGGGTTGGCCAAGTTTTTTTCCATGG GGAATCTTCAAGTTGCCTCGACTCCCTGAAGAAAGCTGCAATTGCTGAAGCAGATATTAGAGGTCAAGTGCATAAATCATTTTACACAAATCTACCTAATGAGCATGTTGAAGAACTGCAGCGACGAGATTTACTGaagcttggatttgattttgattctGAGAAAGAGCATTACCATGTGAAG GTGATTGACAAGAGTCGGCCTGGCTCTACTATTTCATGCAAGTGTACAGTTGTCGAAGGTGGAGGCCTTGAGATTCGTAAG ATTGAGCTAAACCAATTGAGGCACCTCGTGGTAGATATATCATGCCTTCCTAAGGATCTCGATGTGAGACTTATGCTGTACACTAAAAGGATCTTGAAAACTCTAAAT GATGAAGAAAAAAAAGGCATAAACAGGCTAATATCTGATATGGTTATAGACCAAGATGTGAAAGGAGGCTTGAGATGGCCTCTTGGGAAGGAAGCTATTGATGAAAAATTCAACATTGTTGGAGTTTGGCACACCAAACACAAAGTTTTTAGAAGTCAGAATATAAGGCTTAAGTTCAGATTTGCTGATCGATTTGATCACAGGACATCAGTTGGGGAAGTTTCCAATGAAGTTTCACTGAAGCTGACTGGGATATCTGAACA GAGGAGAGCATGGAGACTAGCTCTCTCTCGATGA
- the LOC103988640 gene encoding uncharacterized protein LOC103988640: protein MNQAILEGLKRRILGMHGAWVDELPSVLWAMRTTPKTASRESPFSLAFGTKAVLPPEMVFPILRTFNYERGHSEEGLHANLDLLEERRARAHLRALAYKKATARIYNRRVRLRSIQVIDLVLRRAEVSNPTRARGKLAPNWEGPYRVYDMV, encoded by the coding sequence ATGAATCAAGCAATTCTTGAAGGCCTCAAGAGGAGAATCTTGGGCATGCATGGGGcctgggtggacgagctccccAGCGTCCTATGGGCAATGCGAACAACTCCCAAAACCGCTTCGAGGGAGTCTCCGTTCAGCTTGGCGTTTGGGACCAAGGCGGTCCTTCCGCCCGAGATGGTATTCCCTATCTTACGCACCTTCAACTATGAGCGAGGGCACTCTGAGGAGGGACTGCATGCTAACCTGGATCTCCTTGAGGAGAGAAGAGCCAGGGCACACCTGCGCGCCCTAGCATACAAGAAGGCGACCGCTCGGATATACAACCGAAGGGTCCGTCTGCGATCGATCCAAGTCATAGACCTCGTCCTCCGAAGAGCAGAAGTAAGCaacccgacccgagcaaggggTAAACTTGCACCCaactgggaaggcccctatcgaGTCTACGACATGGTATGA
- the LOC135584700 gene encoding uncharacterized protein LOC135584700 isoform X3 — protein MAYVPPHKRHSGTANKPTPLPPSLSRHFDQSLTLSGSSSHRRTGRTDSNHGRGQIVYASRSISRWWTIGGRLNHAGLRLEPFPCEIVERKSGSKPLVLAVGGDPLPVPSGEDPPPWVEIAERIEPDLLVTATSARGDLASENEEIKLSFVARVGQVFFHGESSSCLDSLKKAAIAEADIRGQVHKSFYTNLPNEHVEELQRRDLLKLGFDFDSEKEHYHVKVIDKSRPGSTISCKCTVVEGGGLEIRKIELNQLRHLVVDISCLPKDLDVRLMLYTKRILKTLNDEEKKGINRLISDMVIDQDVKGGLRWPLGKEAIDEKFNIVGVWHTKHKVFRSQNIRLKFRFADRFDHRTSVGEVSNEVSLKLTGISEQLIVCS, from the exons ATGGCGTACGTACCTCCCCATAAGCGCCACTCCGGCACCGCCAACAAGCCCACCCCGCTGCCTCCTTCTCTCTCCCGCCACTTCGACCAGTCCCTGACACTGAGCGGCTCCTCCTCCCACCGCCGGACCGGGAGGACCGACTCCAACCATGGCCGCGGCCAGATCGTCTATGCCTCACGATCCATCTCCCGCTGGTGGACCATCGGCGGCCGCCTCAACCACGCCGGCCTCCGCCTGGAGCCCTTCCCCTGCGAGATAGTGGAGCGGAAGAGTGGCTCGAAGCCTTTGGTGCTCGCCGTCGGCGGGGATCCTCTGCCCGTGCCCTCCGGGGAGGATCCGCCGCCGTGGGTGGAGATCGCCGAGAGGATCGAGCCCGATCTGTTGGTTACCGCCACCAGTGCGAGGGGCGACTTGGCTTCGGAGAATGAGGAGATTAAGCTGTCATTCGTGGCGAGGGTTGGCCAAGTTTTTTTCCATGG GGAATCTTCAAGTTGCCTCGACTCCCTGAAGAAAGCTGCAATTGCTGAAGCAGATATTAGAGGTCAAGTGCATAAATCATTTTACACAAATCTACCTAATGAGCATGTTGAAGAACTGCAGCGACGAGATTTACTGaagcttggatttgattttgattctGAGAAAGAGCATTACCATGTGAAG GTGATTGACAAGAGTCGGCCTGGCTCTACTATTTCATGCAAGTGTACAGTTGTCGAAGGTGGAGGCCTTGAGATTCGTAAG ATTGAGCTAAACCAATTGAGGCACCTCGTGGTAGATATATCATGCCTTCCTAAGGATCTCGATGTGAGACTTATGCTGTACACTAAAAGGATCTTGAAAACTCTAAAT GATGAAGAAAAAAAAGGCATAAACAGGCTAATATCTGATATGGTTATAGACCAAGATGTGAAAGGAGGCTTGAGATGGCCTCTTGGGAAGGAAGCTATTGATGAAAAATTCAACATTGTTGGAGTTTGGCACACCAAACACAAAGTTTTTAGAAGTCAGAATATAAGGCTTAAGTTCAGATTTGCTGATCGATTTGATCACAGGACATCAGTTGGGGAAGTTTCCAATGAAGTTTCACTGAAGCTGACTGGGATATCTGAACAGTTGATAGTTTGTTCCTAA